One Echinicola strongylocentroti DNA window includes the following coding sequences:
- a CDS encoding glycoside hydrolase family 88/105 protein, translating to MINYKLIIGAAILLCACGGKKENSNEHTDAEAVVEEKWSVRLADSDMKRFEDWIVGDPYWGYHEGLVCKAMLDMWHYTGDEKYFDFVKGFGNNIIEGDGTIKTYKMEIYNIDNINSGKVLIPLYEETGEEKFRIALDTLVKQLEEHPRVSDGGFWHKKKYPHQVWLDGLYMAGPFLAAYGTTFDQPAQVDDAAAQLIAAYEVLYNPEKQLLYHGWDESREQDWADKETGLSSNFWSRGMGWYVMAIVDVLDYLPADHPDRSKLIAMANSIAEGIADFQDPATGAWYQVTDQGDREGNYLEASGTGMFVYFLYKGVRKGYLPESYLATANKGYEGLVNEFFKVEDDGTVSVTDVCSVAGLGGDGNRDGSFEYYISEPIKENDPKGTAPAVMASIEHERSSGENQ from the coding sequence ATGATAAATTATAAATTGATAATAGGGGCGGCGATTTTGCTATGCGCTTGCGGAGGTAAAAAGGAGAACAGCAATGAGCATACGGATGCAGAAGCGGTGGTGGAAGAGAAATGGTCCGTGCGCTTGGCAGATTCTGACATGAAGCGTTTTGAGGACTGGATTGTGGGTGACCCTTACTGGGGCTACCATGAAGGCTTGGTGTGCAAGGCCATGCTGGACATGTGGCACTACACGGGAGATGAGAAGTACTTCGATTTTGTAAAAGGCTTTGGCAATAATATTATTGAAGGTGATGGCACGATCAAGACCTACAAAATGGAGATTTATAACATTGATAACATCAATTCCGGCAAAGTGCTAATTCCCCTGTACGAAGAGACAGGAGAAGAGAAATTCCGCATTGCCTTGGATACCTTGGTCAAGCAGCTTGAGGAGCATCCACGGGTTTCGGATGGTGGATTCTGGCATAAAAAGAAATATCCCCATCAGGTTTGGCTAGATGGCCTGTATATGGCAGGCCCTTTTTTGGCAGCTTATGGAACTACTTTTGATCAGCCCGCACAGGTGGATGACGCCGCAGCGCAATTGATTGCTGCCTATGAGGTGCTTTATAATCCTGAAAAGCAGTTGCTTTACCATGGCTGGGATGAGAGCAGGGAGCAAGACTGGGCCGACAAGGAAACCGGCCTATCTTCCAATTTCTGGAGCAGGGGCATGGGATGGTATGTGATGGCCATTGTGGATGTGCTGGACTATTTGCCCGCAGATCATCCAGATCGATCTAAGCTGATAGCAATGGCCAATAGCATCGCGGAAGGCATCGCGGATTTTCAAGATCCAGCCACCGGAGCTTGGTACCAAGTGACCGACCAGGGAGATCGAGAGGGAAATTACCTCGAAGCTTCCGGGACAGGGATGTTTGTGTATTTTCTTTATAAAGGCGTTCGTAAAGGGTATTTGCCCGAAAGCTATTTGGCTACGGCCAATAAAGGCTATGAAGGCTTGGTCAACGAGTTTTTTAAAGTAGAGGACGATGGCACCGTTTCCGTGACCGATGTTTGCTCTGTAGCTGGACTGGGCGGAGACGGCAATCGTGACGGGAGTTTTGAGTACTACATTTCGGAACCGATCAAGGAAAATGACCCCAAGGGCACTGCTCCGGCCGTGATGGCCAGCATAGAACATGAAAGATCTTCAGGAGAAAATCAATAA
- a CDS encoding alpha/beta hydrolase family protein has product MGTESREAFDSSERKERQLTVDSRPWTVDFPSGNRDGCERKGHLFFTLSLMTTLFLFSGITTLSAQDADQNYRASLEETLDRIETTFNVTLQYDQKLLENKELEYAFWRVRPGNLENSLTAVLSPFDLTYYQEGAKTYSIKPFQYHKKSISTAREELAYFESLYDNRIAWEDRKSQLRQCMIKALGIVELPKKPSSEPIITKKRKFKGYTVENVALEVLPGIYTTGSVYKPRPLKKHHPIIIMPNGHFGEGRYRESEQIRAATLAKMGAVVVGYDLFAWGESQLQFASEDHQLSAAHTIQTWNGIMWIDYLSALEETDPERVGITGGSGGGSQTMLLTAIDDRIKVAVPTVMVSSHFSGGCPCESGKPIHLCGGGTNNAEIAAMAAPRPMLIISDGGDWTHTVPELEYPFIQRTYGFYGAKNKVANAHFPKEGHDYNYSKRQAMYPFMAMHLGLQMDKLKNAEGKVDESGVAIETEQTLKVFGAKGEDLPENAIKGKDALFNILE; this is encoded by the coding sequence CGACAATTGACCGTGGACAGTCGACCATGGACTGTGGACTTCCCTTCAGGGAACCGAGATGGGTGCGAGAGAAAGGGCCATTTGTTCTTCACGCTGTCATTGATGACTACCCTTTTCCTTTTCAGTGGAATTACAACCTTGTCTGCCCAAGATGCTGACCAAAATTATCGAGCTTCGTTGGAGGAGACCCTTGACCGGATCGAAACGACTTTTAATGTCACGTTGCAGTACGACCAAAAATTACTTGAGAACAAGGAATTGGAATATGCTTTTTGGCGAGTTAGGCCAGGGAATCTGGAAAATTCCCTCACGGCAGTGCTGTCACCTTTTGACCTCACCTATTATCAAGAAGGAGCAAAGACCTATTCCATTAAGCCCTTTCAATACCACAAAAAATCCATTTCAACGGCCAGGGAAGAACTGGCTTATTTTGAAAGCCTTTATGATAATCGAATTGCTTGGGAAGACAGAAAATCCCAGTTGCGTCAGTGCATGATCAAGGCACTTGGTATAGTGGAGCTTCCTAAGAAGCCATCCTCCGAACCCATCATTACCAAAAAAAGGAAATTCAAAGGCTATACAGTAGAAAATGTGGCCCTGGAAGTGTTGCCGGGGATCTATACCACTGGCTCAGTATATAAACCTCGTCCGCTGAAAAAACATCATCCCATCATCATTATGCCCAATGGCCACTTTGGCGAGGGGCGCTATCGGGAAAGTGAGCAGATCCGAGCCGCTACGCTTGCCAAAATGGGAGCCGTGGTGGTCGGGTATGACCTTTTTGCCTGGGGTGAATCCCAATTGCAGTTTGCTTCCGAAGATCATCAGCTGAGTGCGGCCCATACCATCCAAACTTGGAATGGCATCATGTGGATCGATTACCTTTCAGCACTTGAGGAAACCGATCCTGAGCGTGTGGGCATTACGGGTGGATCAGGCGGCGGGTCACAAACCATGCTGCTGACAGCCATTGATGATCGCATCAAAGTGGCCGTGCCTACCGTGATGGTTTCTTCTCACTTCTCTGGTGGATGTCCCTGTGAAAGCGGCAAGCCGATTCACCTCTGTGGTGGTGGAACCAACAATGCAGAAATTGCTGCCATGGCAGCGCCAAGGCCTATGCTGATCATCTCAGATGGTGGCGACTGGACCCATACGGTACCGGAATTGGAGTATCCATTTATCCAACGGACGTATGGATTTTATGGTGCCAAAAATAAGGTGGCCAATGCGCACTTTCCCAAGGAAGGCCATGACTATAACTATTCGAAGCGTCAGGCCATGTATCCATTTATGGCCATGCACTTAGGCTTGCAGATGGATAAGTTAAAGAATGCTGAAGGAAAGGTGGATGAAAGCGGCGTGGCCATTGAAACCGAGCAAACCTTGAAAGTGTTTGGTGCAAAAGGGGAAGACCTTCCTGAAAATGCCATAAAGGGAAAAGATGCGCTCTTTAATATCCTGGAATAA
- a CDS encoding glycoside hydrolase family 78 protein — protein MKQFIASVFLFFTVISTAMSHPADGIAVSSLKVEMLTNPEGIDVVNPKLSWKILAGPKETYQEAYQVLVATSPSLLSPDKADVWNSGKVSSEESINVSFDGEALEKDTKVYWKVKVWTNHGESDWSETAHWSFGLRYYKDWKGRWIGFDRAFPWEDISTFPTLGARYFRNEFDVNKEVKRATIYIMGLGLYELSLNGQKVGDAVLAPTPTDYTQNVKYNTYDVTAMLQGKAENAVGVMLGNGRYFTMRQNYKPYKIKNFGFPKLLVNLVIHYADGSKEVISTSDQWKGTADGPIRNNNEYDGEYYDANKEFPGWDSVGFDDSSWLQAEYVQEPRGNFEAQMNENMKVMREVAPISLEAIGGDRYILDMGQNMVGWLQMTVQGEKGDTVKLKFAESLQEDGELFMTNLRDAKVTDTYILKDDQQVSWEPRFTYHGFRFVEISGYPGTPKMEDFVGKMVYDDIKTVGQFDTSDPVLNQIYQNAWWGIAGNYKGMPVDCPQRNERQPWLGDRAVGAHGEFYMFDNARLYKKWLEDIRLAQKADGALPDVAPAYWRYYSDNMTWPGTYLMIAEMLYQQTGDISVIRENYPAMKRWLTYMADRYMNEDYIVTKDSYGDWVVPPPSIEAGTGQNADVKRPSALISTAYYYHFMEMMSEFATILDQQEDIPAYQHLKEKVHGGFKREFYQDGFYGDNKMTDNLLPLAFGMVPEGDRERVFDQVVETIEVKNRGHLSTGLIGTQWLMRTLSDFGRADLALKLATNTTFPSWGYMIENGATTIWELWHGNVAKPTMNSQNHTMLLGDLTVWFYEYLAGIKAGKDSPGFKTFELDPVFVEGLDRVKASFDSPYGTIGSHWERKGDQVIWKVQVPVNTTARVMLPPTATKEFTLNGETLPKGEVSITLGSGEYEFGF, from the coding sequence ATGAAACAATTTATCGCTTCGGTATTTCTTTTTTTTACGGTGATATCAACGGCCATGAGCCATCCAGCGGATGGCATTGCTGTGAGTAGTTTGAAAGTGGAAATGCTGACCAATCCGGAAGGCATTGATGTGGTAAATCCGAAGCTAAGCTGGAAGATTTTGGCAGGCCCAAAGGAGACTTATCAGGAAGCCTATCAAGTACTGGTGGCCACTTCTCCGTCATTGCTGAGTCCCGATAAGGCCGATGTGTGGAATTCAGGGAAGGTGTCGTCTGAGGAGAGTATCAATGTCTCCTTTGATGGTGAGGCATTAGAGAAGGACACCAAGGTATATTGGAAAGTAAAGGTATGGACCAACCATGGTGAGAGCGACTGGAGTGAAACAGCCCATTGGTCTTTTGGTCTGCGCTATTACAAGGATTGGAAGGGCAGGTGGATTGGTTTTGACAGGGCTTTTCCGTGGGAAGATATTTCTACTTTTCCGACCCTGGGAGCACGGTATTTTCGGAATGAATTTGACGTAAATAAGGAGGTCAAGCGAGCCACCATTTATATTATGGGGCTGGGGTTATATGAACTGTCCCTTAATGGTCAAAAAGTGGGGGATGCCGTTTTGGCTCCCACGCCAACAGATTATACCCAAAATGTAAAATACAATACCTATGATGTGACGGCAATGCTTCAGGGAAAGGCTGAAAACGCTGTGGGTGTCATGCTGGGCAATGGCCGCTACTTTACGATGCGCCAAAACTACAAACCCTATAAGATCAAGAATTTCGGATTTCCCAAGCTCCTTGTCAACCTCGTGATCCACTATGCTGATGGCAGCAAGGAGGTGATTTCGACCAGCGACCAGTGGAAAGGCACAGCAGATGGTCCTATCAGAAATAATAATGAATACGACGGGGAATACTATGATGCCAACAAGGAATTTCCCGGATGGGACAGTGTAGGTTTTGATGATTCATCATGGCTCCAGGCAGAATATGTGCAGGAACCACGGGGGAATTTTGAGGCGCAGATGAACGAAAACATGAAGGTGATGAGGGAAGTTGCGCCTATATCGCTGGAAGCGATTGGCGGAGACCGATACATCCTGGACATGGGCCAAAATATGGTGGGTTGGCTGCAAATGACGGTGCAAGGAGAAAAAGGAGATACCGTAAAGCTAAAATTTGCTGAATCCCTTCAAGAAGACGGCGAGCTTTTCATGACCAATCTCCGCGATGCCAAAGTCACGGATACCTACATTCTTAAAGACGACCAACAAGTCAGCTGGGAGCCACGCTTTACCTATCATGGTTTTCGGTTTGTAGAGATTTCTGGCTATCCCGGGACGCCCAAAATGGAAGATTTCGTTGGCAAGATGGTATACGATGATATCAAGACTGTCGGGCAGTTTGACACATCAGACCCAGTGCTGAACCAAATCTATCAAAACGCCTGGTGGGGCATAGCGGGCAACTATAAAGGCATGCCGGTGGACTGCCCACAGCGCAATGAACGACAACCTTGGTTGGGAGATCGGGCCGTAGGGGCGCATGGCGAATTTTATATGTTTGACAATGCCCGGTTGTACAAAAAATGGCTGGAAGACATCCGCTTGGCACAAAAGGCAGATGGTGCCCTTCCTGATGTAGCCCCTGCTTATTGGCGATACTACAGTGATAATATGACTTGGCCAGGCACTTACCTGATGATTGCCGAGATGCTTTATCAGCAAACGGGAGATATCAGTGTGATTCGCGAAAATTATCCAGCCATGAAAAGGTGGCTTACCTACATGGCTGACCGATATATGAACGAGGATTATATCGTCACGAAGGACAGCTATGGAGACTGGGTGGTGCCGCCGCCAAGTATCGAAGCGGGCACTGGCCAAAATGCCGATGTGAAGCGCCCAAGTGCGCTAATTTCCACTGCTTACTATTATCATTTTATGGAAATGATGAGTGAATTCGCAACCATCCTCGATCAACAAGAAGACATCCCAGCCTATCAGCATCTAAAGGAAAAAGTCCATGGTGGTTTCAAGAGGGAATTCTATCAAGATGGTTTTTATGGAGACAACAAAATGACCGATAACCTGCTGCCATTGGCCTTTGGAATGGTACCGGAAGGGGACCGGGAAAGGGTCTTTGACCAAGTGGTAGAAACGATCGAAGTAAAGAACCGCGGGCACCTTAGTACGGGCTTGATTGGGACGCAGTGGTTGATGCGGACGCTTTCGGATTTTGGTAGGGCGGATTTGGCCCTTAAGCTGGCGACCAATACCACTTTCCCCAGCTGGGGATATATGATCGAAAATGGTGCTACTACCATCTGGGAGCTTTGGCACGGCAATGTGGCGAAACCTACCATGAATTCCCAAAATCATACCATGCTATTGGGGGACCTGACTGTGTGGTTTTACGAATACTTGGCTGGAATCAAGGCAGGAAAAGACAGTCCCGGGTTTAAGACCTTTGAGCTGGATCCCGTTTTTGTGGAAGGGCTGGATAGGGTGAAGGCCAGCTTCGATTCGCCCTATGGCACCATCGGTAGCCACTGGGAAAGAAAAGGTGATCAGGTTATTTGGAAGGTGCAGGTGCCTGTCAATACCACCGCAAGGGTAATGCTCCCGCCCACGGCAACCAAAGAATTTACATTGAATGGGGAGACTTTGCCCAAAGGGGAGGTATCGATAACCTTGGGGTCGGGGGAGTACGAATTTGGTTTTTGA
- a CDS encoding MGH1-like glycoside hydrolase domain-containing protein, which produces MHYPKILSAFAPLRIPFLGLLTAVLLGSCATTVEAQGPAILKKEDFKHYAEYFNRMEDENITQAISNEASWAWMEENIPLFEAPQKNFEEIFYFRWWSLRKHIKETPVGYAMTEFLVERSYSDKYNLISCALGHHIYESRWLHDPKYLDQIAHTWYRGNEGEPMEKLHSFSSWTADALYQRYLVTGDEQYLLDMLPDLLKEYQWWEENRQREDGLFWQIDVKDGMEESISGGRHVKNVRPTINSYMYGNAKAIAKIATLKSDDALAKKYGEKAAKIQQLVQANLWNQEDLFFETVKEEGGFANVREAIGFIPWYFNLPEDNNPYHAAWDQVTDEGGFLAPFGLTTAECRHPDFRTHGCCNCEWDGAIWPFATSQTMTGMANLLNNYDQDMVEKSDYFTLMDKYVESQYYRGRPYIGEYLDEKTGFWLKGDQERSRYYNHSTFNDMIITGLVGFRPGPNGQMEVNPLVPADKWDWFCLDNIAYQGNIVTIFWDKTGEKYNKGKGLHVLLNGEEVGSAEDLERIVVE; this is translated from the coding sequence ATGCACTACCCAAAAATACTTAGCGCTTTTGCGCCTTTGCGAATACCTTTTCTCGGTCTTCTGACAGCGGTTTTGCTGGGCAGCTGTGCCACGACAGTGGAGGCACAGGGTCCGGCGATTTTGAAGAAAGAAGACTTTAAACACTATGCGGAGTACTTTAACCGCATGGAAGATGAAAACATCACCCAGGCCATCTCCAATGAAGCTTCCTGGGCTTGGATGGAAGAAAATATTCCGCTTTTTGAGGCACCCCAAAAGAACTTTGAGGAGATTTTTTACTTCAGGTGGTGGTCATTGCGCAAGCACATCAAAGAAACCCCGGTGGGCTATGCCATGACAGAGTTTCTGGTGGAGCGGTCTTATTCGGATAAGTACAATTTGATCAGCTGTGCCCTGGGGCATCACATTTATGAGTCCCGCTGGCTACATGATCCTAAGTACCTGGACCAGATCGCCCACACGTGGTACCGCGGCAATGAGGGTGAGCCCATGGAAAAGCTGCATAGTTTCAGCAGTTGGACAGCAGATGCTTTGTATCAGCGCTATTTGGTGACCGGTGATGAGCAATACCTGCTGGACATGCTTCCTGACCTGCTGAAAGAGTACCAGTGGTGGGAGGAAAACCGCCAGCGGGAAGACGGACTTTTTTGGCAGATCGACGTGAAAGATGGCATGGAAGAATCCATCAGCGGTGGTAGACATGTGAAAAACGTACGACCGACCATCAATAGTTACATGTACGGCAATGCAAAAGCCATTGCCAAGATTGCTACGCTCAAAAGCGACGATGCCTTGGCCAAGAAGTACGGAGAAAAAGCAGCGAAAATCCAGCAATTGGTGCAGGCTAACCTTTGGAACCAAGAGGATTTGTTTTTTGAGACTGTAAAGGAAGAAGGTGGCTTTGCCAATGTGCGGGAGGCGATCGGATTTATCCCTTGGTATTTCAACCTTCCAGAGGACAACAATCCCTACCATGCTGCTTGGGATCAGGTGACGGATGAAGGCGGATTTTTGGCACCCTTTGGTTTGACCACTGCAGAATGTCGGCATCCTGACTTCAGGACTCACGGCTGCTGTAATTGTGAATGGGATGGAGCCATCTGGCCCTTTGCCACTAGCCAGACCATGACGGGGATGGCCAATTTGCTGAACAACTACGATCAAGACATGGTGGAGAAATCCGATTACTTTACCCTCATGGACAAGTATGTGGAGTCCCAGTATTACCGTGGGCGACCGTATATCGGTGAATATTTGGATGAAAAAACCGGATTTTGGCTAAAAGGTGACCAAGAGCGTAGCCGCTACTACAATCACTCTACCTTCAATGACATGATCATCACAGGCTTGGTAGGGTTCAGACCTGGTCCCAATGGCCAGATGGAAGTAAACCCTCTGGTACCAGCTGATAAATGGGATTGGTTCTGTCTGGACAATATCGCCTATCAAGGAAATATCGTGACCATCTTCTGGGACAAAACCGGTGAGAAATACAATAAGGGCAAAGGCCTGCATGTGTTGCTGAACGGTGAAGAAGTAGGCAGTGCTGAAGACTTGGAGCGAATTGTGGTGGAGTAG
- a CDS encoding glycoside hydrolase family 95 protein yields the protein MRRTTRLLLVFFATIMGLQAQETPWKLWYDKPASNWNEALPLGNGRLGAMVFGAPAMERLQLNEETIWAGSPNSNAHTNAKEAIPYVQQLIFEGDYQAAQELADERIMSQTNDGMPYETFGNVYISFPGHQGYEDYYRDLNLEEATSTVSYTVDGVQYKREVLSAFEDDVIMVRLTADQPGSITCNVHMTSPHDNAVARVREDQLTLSGVSQTHDHQRGGVKFQGRIKASNEGGQMVTKDGLISVEGADEVTLYISIATNFKNYKDLSVEYERKAAEMLDAAYQKDFDAIKCAHIAYYQQFYDRVAIDLGTTEAAEQPTDQRIQQFSEINDPQLAALYFQFARYLLISCSQPGGQPSNLQGIWNDMLFPPWESKYTVNINAEMNYWPAELTNLSEMHEPFLKMVREVSETGRETAKMMYGARGWVLHHNTDIWRITGPIDYAASGLWPSGGAWLSQHLWERYLYSGDEDFLKEAYPIMKGAAQFFLDVLIEEPEHDWLVVSPSSSPENSHVHGATIAAGVTMDNQLMFDLFSNLIRSSEILGQDEAFADTLKATRSRLAPMQVGQYGQLQEWMHDWDDPEDKHRHVSHLYGVFPSNQISPFRTPALFDAAKTSLMFRGDPSTGWSMGWKVNLWARFLDGDHAYKLLQNQLSLVTPSTRGGGTYANMFDAHPPFQIDGNFGCAAGIAEMLMQSQEGAIHLLPALPSVWEEGSIEGLRARGGFEIVELTWKDNKVDKLVIKSTLGGNLRLRTTNQLKAKGLEEASGNNPNHFFDLPKVQQPLISEQATMNPVTLPEYYEYDLATEAGKVYEISKK from the coding sequence ATGCGGAGGACAACACGCTTACTTCTCGTCTTTTTTGCAACTATTATGGGCCTTCAGGCGCAGGAAACGCCGTGGAAGCTTTGGTACGATAAGCCTGCTTCCAACTGGAATGAAGCCTTGCCCTTGGGCAATGGTCGTCTTGGGGCGATGGTCTTTGGTGCACCAGCGATGGAGCGTTTACAGCTGAATGAGGAGACCATCTGGGCGGGTTCACCCAATAGCAATGCCCACACCAACGCAAAAGAGGCCATTCCTTATGTGCAGCAATTGATTTTTGAAGGAGACTATCAGGCCGCCCAAGAGCTGGCAGATGAAAGAATCATGTCCCAGACCAATGACGGGATGCCTTATGAAACGTTTGGGAATGTTTATATTTCTTTTCCGGGACATCAAGGTTATGAAGATTATTACCGTGACCTGAACTTGGAGGAGGCCACCAGTACCGTGAGCTATACTGTGGACGGTGTCCAGTACAAAAGAGAAGTCCTCAGCGCTTTTGAGGATGATGTCATTATGGTAAGGTTGACAGCAGACCAACCAGGCAGCATTACCTGCAATGTCCACATGACCAGCCCCCATGACAATGCCGTGGCGCGTGTCCGAGAAGATCAGCTGACCCTTTCCGGTGTCTCCCAGACCCATGATCATCAGCGCGGTGGCGTGAAGTTTCAAGGAAGAATAAAGGCCTCTAATGAAGGCGGGCAAATGGTCACCAAAGATGGATTGATCAGTGTAGAGGGTGCCGATGAGGTGACCTTGTATATTTCCATTGCGACCAATTTCAAGAACTATAAAGACCTATCGGTCGAATATGAAAGGAAAGCAGCTGAAATGTTGGATGCTGCTTACCAAAAGGATTTTGATGCCATTAAGTGTGCACACATAGCCTATTATCAGCAGTTTTATGACCGTGTGGCCATTGACCTTGGCACCACAGAAGCCGCTGAGCAACCTACAGACCAGCGGATCCAGCAGTTTTCGGAAATCAATGATCCCCAGCTGGCAGCGCTTTATTTTCAGTTTGCGCGATACCTGTTGATATCATGCTCACAGCCCGGCGGACAGCCGTCCAATTTGCAGGGAATTTGGAATGACATGCTTTTTCCCCCTTGGGAGAGTAAGTACACCGTAAACATCAATGCCGAAATGAACTATTGGCCAGCAGAGCTCACCAACTTGAGTGAGATGCATGAGCCGTTTTTGAAGATGGTGCGGGAAGTGAGCGAAACAGGCCGAGAAACGGCCAAAATGATGTATGGTGCCCGTGGATGGGTGCTTCATCACAATACGGACATCTGGCGTATCACTGGCCCGATCGATTATGCGGCATCAGGGTTGTGGCCAAGCGGCGGGGCGTGGTTGAGCCAGCACCTTTGGGAGCGGTACCTTTACAGTGGAGACGAAGATTTTCTGAAAGAAGCTTATCCGATCATGAAGGGAGCAGCACAGTTTTTCTTGGATGTGCTGATCGAGGAGCCAGAGCATGACTGGCTGGTCGTGTCTCCTTCGAGTTCTCCAGAAAACAGCCATGTGCATGGCGCGACCATTGCGGCAGGGGTAACGATGGATAACCAACTGATGTTTGACCTGTTTTCTAACCTGATCCGTTCCAGTGAAATTCTGGGACAAGATGAGGCTTTTGCAGATACGTTGAAAGCCACCCGTTCGCGATTGGCACCCATGCAAGTGGGGCAATACGGCCAGCTCCAAGAGTGGATGCACGATTGGGATGATCCTGAGGACAAGCACCGCCATGTGTCGCACCTTTACGGCGTATTCCCAAGTAACCAAATTTCACCTTTCCGGACACCAGCATTATTTGATGCCGCCAAGACCTCGCTGATGTTCAGGGGCGATCCCTCCACTGGCTGGTCCATGGGTTGGAAAGTAAACCTCTGGGCACGATTCCTTGATGGCGACCATGCCTATAAATTGCTCCAAAACCAATTGAGTCTCGTCACTCCTTCCACGCGCGGTGGTGGCACCTATGCCAATATGTTTGATGCACATCCTCCTTTTCAGATTGATGGGAATTTTGGTTGTGCGGCAGGAATTGCGGAGATGCTGATGCAGAGCCAGGAGGGCGCCATCCACCTGTTGCCGGCATTACCAAGTGTTTGGGAAGAAGGAAGCATCGAAGGGTTGCGCGCAAGAGGAGGCTTCGAAATTGTCGAGCTGACCTGGAAGGACAATAAGGTGGATAAACTCGTGATCAAATCCACCCTCGGCGGGAACCTAAGGCTCCGCACTACCAACCAACTCAAGGCAAAAGGCCTGGAAGAAGCTTCTGGAAATAACCCTAATCATTTCTTCGATCTACCAAAAGTCCAACAGCCGCTAATTTCGGAACAAGCGACAATGAATCCGGTAACATTGCCGGAATACTATGAATATGACTTGGCTACAGAGGCTGGAAAAGTGTATGAAATTTCGAAGAAGTAA